One segment of Toxotes jaculatrix isolate fToxJac2 chromosome 8, fToxJac2.pri, whole genome shotgun sequence DNA contains the following:
- the sult2st3 gene encoding sulfotransferase family 2, cytosolic sulfotransferase 3 isoform X1, with product MSSEEIYMTYRGYIVPKETHSLESLKFAQEFTFKDSDVVAVTFPKSGTVWMQEILPLVLNGGDLTPIHTIPNWDRVPWLEEKRLAVVVDQLSSPRALVTHFPYHLMPPSFHTSKAKVIYVMRNPKDVLVSSYYFHQMAGFLDDPGTFDEFMEKFLEGRVLFGKWTDHVKSWRHTELGDRIMYITYEEMVQDLPAALRRISDFLGSNLSEETVQKIAEHCSFNTMKANNMSNFSLVPKQYMDSNKSPFFRKGVSGDWKNHFSSEQLARFISVIRKEMEGESFSLPWSLD from the exons ATGTCCTCCGAGGAGATTTACATGACTTACCGCGGATATATTGTTCCTAAAGAGACTCACTCCTTAGAGAGCCTGAAGTTTGCACAGGAGTTCACGTTCAAAGACAGTGATGTCGTGGCTGTCACGTTCCCGAAGTCAG GTACAGTCTGGATGCAGGAGATCCTCCCTCTGGTGTTGAATGGTGGGGACCTGACGCCGATCCACACCATTCCTAACTGGGACAGAGTGCCCTGGCTGGAGGAAAAAAGATTGGCGGTTGTTGTGGATCAGTTGTCATCTCCACGGGCGCTGGTCACTCATTTTCCCTACCACCTCATGCCCCCGTCCTTCCACACCTCCAAAGCCAAG GTGATCTATGTCATGAGGAATCCAAAGGACGTTCTGGTGTCTTCGTACTACTTCCATCAGATGGCTGGATTCCTCGACGATCCGGGAACTTTTGATGAGTTCATGGAGAAATTCCTGGAAGGCAGAG TGCTGTTCGGAAAATGGACAGACCATGTGAAGAGCTGGAGACACACTGAACTGGGGGACAGAATCATGTACATCACATATGAAGAAATGGTGCAG GACCTGCCTGCAGCTCTCAGGCGTATTTCAGATTTCCTGGGCAGTAACCTGAGTGAAGAGACTGTTCAGAAGATAGCAGAGCATTGCTCCTTCAATACCATGAAGGCCAACAACATGTCCAACTTCAGCCTGGTCCCAAAGCAATACATGGACTCCAACAAGTCTCCATTCTTCAGGAAAG GTGTTTCTGGGGACTGGAAAAATCACTTCAGCTCAGAGCAACTGGCCCGATTCATTTCAGTCATTCGCAAAGAGATGGAGGGTGAGAGCTTCTCTCTGCCGTGGAGTCTGGATTGA
- the sult2st3 gene encoding sulfotransferase family 2, cytosolic sulfotransferase 3 isoform X2, whose protein sequence is MGTVWMQEILPLVLNGGDLTPIHTIPNWDRVPWLEEKRLAVVVDQLSSPRALVTHFPYHLMPPSFHTSKAKVIYVMRNPKDVLVSSYYFHQMAGFLDDPGTFDEFMEKFLEGRVLFGKWTDHVKSWRHTELGDRIMYITYEEMVQDLPAALRRISDFLGSNLSEETVQKIAEHCSFNTMKANNMSNFSLVPKQYMDSNKSPFFRKGVSGDWKNHFSSEQLARFISVIRKEMEGESFSLPWSLD, encoded by the exons ATGG GTACAGTCTGGATGCAGGAGATCCTCCCTCTGGTGTTGAATGGTGGGGACCTGACGCCGATCCACACCATTCCTAACTGGGACAGAGTGCCCTGGCTGGAGGAAAAAAGATTGGCGGTTGTTGTGGATCAGTTGTCATCTCCACGGGCGCTGGTCACTCATTTTCCCTACCACCTCATGCCCCCGTCCTTCCACACCTCCAAAGCCAAG GTGATCTATGTCATGAGGAATCCAAAGGACGTTCTGGTGTCTTCGTACTACTTCCATCAGATGGCTGGATTCCTCGACGATCCGGGAACTTTTGATGAGTTCATGGAGAAATTCCTGGAAGGCAGAG TGCTGTTCGGAAAATGGACAGACCATGTGAAGAGCTGGAGACACACTGAACTGGGGGACAGAATCATGTACATCACATATGAAGAAATGGTGCAG GACCTGCCTGCAGCTCTCAGGCGTATTTCAGATTTCCTGGGCAGTAACCTGAGTGAAGAGACTGTTCAGAAGATAGCAGAGCATTGCTCCTTCAATACCATGAAGGCCAACAACATGTCCAACTTCAGCCTGGTCCCAAAGCAATACATGGACTCCAACAAGTCTCCATTCTTCAGGAAAG GTGTTTCTGGGGACTGGAAAAATCACTTCAGCTCAGAGCAACTGGCCCGATTCATTTCAGTCATTCGCAAAGAGATGGAGGGTGAGAGCTTCTCTCTGCCGTGGAGTCTGGATTGA